The following are from one region of the Oncorhynchus clarkii lewisi isolate Uvic-CL-2024 unplaced genomic scaffold, UVic_Ocla_1.0 unplaced_contig_12131_pilon_pilon, whole genome shotgun sequence genome:
- the LOC139398296 gene encoding salivary glue protein Sgs-3-like, with translation MPHATQRHTQHNATRNTTPHATQRHTQHNATRNTTPHATQRHTQHATQRHTQHNATRNTTPHATQCNTQHNATRNTTPHATQRHTQHNATRNTTPHATQRHTQHNATRNTTPHATQRHAQHNATRNTTPHATQRHAQHNATRNTTPHATQRHTQHNATRNTTPRATQRHTQHNATRNTTPHATQRHTQHNATDVLRGYKIGSTSNRPPNRRPTCNHSSPGPPHPASSPAGSSERPATRTADETHAEDVTP, from the exons ACACGCAACACAACGCCACACGCAACACAACGCCACACGCAACACAACGCCACACGCAACACAACGCCACACGCAACACAACGCCACACGCAACACAACGACACACGCAACACGCAACACAACGCCacacgcaacacaatgccacgCGCAACACAACGCCACACGCAACACAATGCAACACGCAACACAACGCCACACGCAACACAACGCCACACGCAACACAACGCCACACGCAACACAACGCCACACGCAACACAACGCCACACGCAACACAACGCCACACGCAACACAACGCCACACGCAACACAACGCCACACGCAACACAACGCCACGCGCAACACAACGCCACACGCAACACAACGCCACACGCAACACAACGCCACGCGCAACACAACGCCACACGCAACACAACGCCACACGCAACACAACGCCACACGCAACACAACGCCACACGCAACACAACGCCACGCGCAACACAACGCCACACGCAACACAATGCAACACGCAACACAACGCCACACGCAACACAACGACacacgcaacacaatgccacagatgtcttgagGGGAT ACAAAATTGGCagcacgtccaaccggcctcccaACCGCAGACCCAcgtgtaaccactccagcccaggacctccacatccggcttcttcacctgcgggatcgtctgagaggccagccacccggacagctgatgaaact CACGCTGaagatgtcacaccctga